From Saccopteryx leptura isolate mSacLep1 chromosome 3, mSacLep1_pri_phased_curated, whole genome shotgun sequence, one genomic window encodes:
- the A1BG gene encoding alpha-1B-glycoprotein, whose amino-acid sequence MSLPVAFLLLCGLFLSPVAEAATYFETRPDLWAEAKSLLEPWANLTLTCRAPLPTVDFHLFKDGVLWKQVNLDAPTTEHRFLLGAVTGDTRGLYRCRYNMGSTWTQLSNLVEVTGAETLPPPQLSSKPVSWIAQGLNTVLLCRGGLRGVTFLLRRKGDDQFLEVAEAPNDVEVTFPVHQAGNYTCSYRTHATGTPSEPSATVIIEEPAVLPAPKLGDRGESDMAMVLPLGGRASIRCVAPLDGMEFQLRHGNKELLVPRWSTYPDRIVFEMKELAPKDSGLYTCRYRPLGEHMPWSADSEPVELLVIDETLPAPELSAEPATLRPAPGALVQLRCRAPRTGLRIALVREEAERRQVLGLQSPAGAEARFELRDVSRMDSSNYSCVYVDTAAPFAGSAPSTRLELRVDGPLPRPQLRPLWSGAVSPGHDAVLRCESHVPYFTLELLRAGEVVDTKVHPSTDLVLTYVGPQHASNYTCRYRTRWPMSFVSELSDPVELQVAG is encoded by the exons ATGTCCCTGCCGGTGGCCTTCCTACTGCTGTGCG GTCTCTTCCTGAGCCCAGTGGCAGAAGCAGCCACAT ATTTTGAGACGCGGCCGGACCTGTGGGCAGAGGCCAAATCACTGCTGGAACCCTGGGCCAACCTGACCTTGACATGCCGGGCCCCCCTGCCCACCGTGGATTTTCACCTGTTCAAGGATGGGGTGCTCTGGAAACAGGTGAACCTTGATGCACCCACCACGGAGCACCGGTTCCTGCTGGGAGCAGTGACAGGGGACACCCGCGGCCTCTACCGCTGCCGCTATAACATGGGCAGCACATGGACCCAGCTGAGCAACCTGGTGGAGGTGACTGGGGCAG agaccctgcccccaccccagctctcgAGCAAACCAGTGTCCTGGATCGCGCAGGGCCTGAACACGGTCCTGCTGTGCAGAGGGGGACTTCGGGGTGTGACCTTCCTGCTGAGGCGGAAAGGTGATGACCAGTTTCTGGAAGTGGCTGAGGCCCCTAACGACGTGGAGGTCACCTTCCCAGTCCACCAGGCAGGCAACTACACTTGTAGCTACCGGACCCATGCAACAGGCACCCCCTCGGAGCCCAGTGCCACCGTGATCATTGAGGAACCAG CTGTGTTGCCAGCACCAAAGCTAGGTGACAGAGGAGAGTCAGACATGGCCATGGTCCTGCCCCTGGGCGGGCGAGCCTCCATCCGCTGCGTGGCACCCCTGGACGGCATGGAATTCCAGCTGCGGCACGGCAACAAAGAGCTGCTAGTACCCAGGTGGAGCACCTACCCGGACAGAATCGTCTTTGAAATGAAGGAGCTAGCCCCAAAGGACAGCGGCCTCTACACCTGCCGCTACCGCCCGCTTGGGGAGCACATGCCCTGGTCCGCGGACAGTGAACCCGTGGAGCTGCTGGTGATCGATG AGACGCTGCCCGCGCCGGAGCTCTCTGCGGAGCCGGCGACCCTGCGCCCCGCGCCCGGCGCGCTGGTGCAGCTACGGTGCCGCGCGCCCCGGACCGGCCTGCGCATCGCCCTTGTGCGCGAAGAAGCGGAGAGGCGCCAGGTGCTCGGTCTCCAGAGCCCCGCGGGCGCCGAGGCCCGATTCGAACTGCGCGACGTCTCGCGGATGGACTCCTCCAACTACAGCTGCGTCTACGTGGACACCGCGGCGCCCTTCGCGGGCTCGGCGCCCAGCACGCGCCTGGAGCTGCGCGTGGACG gACCCCTCCCCAGGCCGCAGCTCCGGCCCCTGTGGAGTGGGGCAGTGAGTCCCGGCCACGACGCTGTTCTGCGCTGCGAAAGCCACGTGCCCTACTTCACCTTGGAGCTGCTGCGAGCAGGTGAAGTAGTCGATACTAAGGTTCATCCTTCAACGGACCTTGTGCTCACCTACGTTGGACCCCAGCATGCCAGCAACTATACCTGCCGCTACCGCACCAGGTGGCCCATGTCCTTTGTGTCTGAGCTCAGCGACCCGGTGGAGCTGCAGGTGGCAG GTTGA